One Herbaspirillum rubrisubalbicans genomic window carries:
- a CDS encoding response regulator transcription factor, giving the protein MPADRLLLIIEDDAAFARTLGRSFERRGYTVLLAANQEEAAAHLKDHHPGYAVVDLKLGGNASGLACVQMLHAHDEHMLIVVLTGFASITTAVEAIKLGACQYLAKPSNTDDIEAAFGHVAGVAELELPARATSIKTLEWERIHEVLVDTDFNISETARRLGMHRRTLARKLEKQRVK; this is encoded by the coding sequence ATGCCGGCTGATCGCCTGCTTCTGATCATCGAGGACGATGCCGCTTTCGCACGCACCCTGGGGCGCTCCTTCGAGCGGCGTGGCTACACGGTCTTGCTGGCCGCCAACCAGGAAGAAGCGGCGGCTCATCTCAAAGACCATCATCCCGGCTATGCCGTGGTCGACCTCAAGCTGGGCGGCAATGCGTCCGGCCTGGCCTGTGTGCAGATGCTGCACGCCCACGACGAGCACATGCTCATCGTGGTGCTGACCGGCTTTGCCAGCATCACCACGGCGGTCGAAGCCATCAAGCTGGGCGCCTGCCAATACCTGGCCAAGCCCTCCAACACCGATGACATCGAAGCCGCCTTCGGTCATGTGGCCGGCGTGGCCGAGCTGGAATTGCCCGCCCGTGCCACCTCCATCAAGACCCTGGAATGGGAACGCATCCACGAGGTGTTGGTAGATACCGATTTCAACATCTCCGAAACCGCGCGTCGCCTCGGTATGCACCGTCGTACCCTGGCGCGCAAGCTGGAAAAACAGCGTGTGAAGTAA
- a CDS encoding ABC transporter substrate-binding protein — MLWAGVATILNFSSGIALAQDSIKIGEINSYKAQPAFLEPYRRGWEMALDEVNAAGGVLGKKLEVIARDDNGNPGDSVRVAEELMARERVALLFGGFLSNTGLALTDYAKQHKVFFLAAEPLTDKIVWQNGNKYTYRLRPSTTMLVAAVVKEAVKLKKKRWAIVYPNYEYGQSAVASFKAMMKQAQPDIEFVAEQAPPLGKIDAGAVTQALADAKPEAIFNALFAADLGKFVREGNTRGLFDNVEVVSLLTGEPEYLDPLKSEAPQNWIVTGYPWYAINTPEHKKFVEAYRKKYNDYPRNGSLVGYSALMSIAAGIKKAGSTDADKLSVAFSGLKVDTPVASIVYRPQDHQSTLGAFVGRTGLKDGKGIMTSFTYVDGATLQLPDAEVRKLRPAD; from the coding sequence CTGCTGTGGGCCGGTGTCGCGACCATACTGAATTTTTCTTCCGGCATTGCCCTGGCGCAAGACAGCATCAAGATCGGCGAGATCAACAGCTACAAGGCGCAGCCGGCGTTCCTCGAACCGTATCGCCGTGGCTGGGAAATGGCGCTCGATGAAGTCAATGCCGCCGGCGGCGTGCTGGGCAAGAAGCTGGAAGTGATTGCCCGCGACGACAACGGCAACCCCGGCGACTCGGTCCGTGTGGCCGAAGAATTGATGGCGCGTGAACGGGTGGCATTGCTGTTCGGCGGCTTCCTCTCCAACACCGGCCTGGCGCTGACCGACTACGCCAAGCAGCACAAGGTGTTCTTCTTGGCGGCCGAGCCGCTGACCGACAAGATCGTCTGGCAGAACGGCAACAAGTACACCTATCGCCTGCGTCCCTCCACCACCATGCTGGTCGCCGCCGTGGTCAAGGAAGCGGTCAAGCTCAAGAAGAAGCGCTGGGCCATCGTCTATCCCAACTATGAATACGGCCAGTCGGCCGTGGCCAGCTTCAAGGCCATGATGAAGCAAGCCCAGCCGGATATCGAATTCGTGGCTGAACAAGCCCCTCCGCTGGGCAAGATCGATGCCGGCGCCGTCACCCAGGCCCTGGCCGATGCCAAGCCGGAGGCCATCTTCAATGCACTCTTTGCCGCCGACCTCGGCAAGTTCGTGCGCGAAGGCAATACCCGCGGCCTGTTCGACAACGTCGAGGTGGTGTCGCTATTGACCGGCGAACCGGAATACCTTGATCCACTGAAGAGCGAAGCGCCGCAGAACTGGATCGTCACCGGCTATCCCTGGTACGCCATCAACACGCCCGAGCACAAGAAGTTCGTCGAGGCCTACCGCAAGAAGTACAACGACTACCCCCGCAATGGCTCGCTGGTCGGATATAGCGCCCTGATGTCGATTGCCGCCGGTATCAAGAAGGCCGGCAGCACCGATGCCGACAAGCTCTCGGTCGCCTTCTCGGGCCTGAAGGTGGACACGCCGGTGGCCTCCATCGTCTATCGTCCGCAAGACCATCAGTCCACCCTGGGCGCCTTCGTCGGTCGCACTGGCCTCAAGGACGGCAAAGGCATCATGACCAGCTTCACCTATGTCGACGGTGCGACGCTGCAATTGCCCGATGCCGAGGTCAGGAAGCTGCGCCCGGCCGACTGA
- a CDS encoding ABC transporter permease: MTLASLTVQLLNGLADASAMFLVAAGLSLIFGVTRIVNFAHGSFYMLGLYVAYSLVDRLGASVLGFWAAVLLSALVVAALGALVEVLVLRRIYRAPELFQLLATFALVLVIKDAVLWAWGPEDLFGPRAPGLAGAVHLLGRRLPQYDLLLIFIGPLVFALLWLLLNRTRWGTLIRAATQDREMLDALGVNQAWLFTAVFALGCFLAGLGGALQGPRIPANLALDLDTIGNAFVVVVVGGMGSLGGAFAAALLIAEVKALCIALGHVSWFGLDISLSRLTLVVEFLVMAAILVLRPWGLLGKPLALVRSSAAQQAPLRQSSRGARLAGLALMLVLLALPLLAGRLPYLPVLMVEILIAVLFAASLHFLQGPGGMVSFGHAAYFGLGAYGAALVSLQWQWPMPLAMLAGALTAMAAAVLFGWFCVRLSGVYLAMLTLAFAQIVWAAIFQWDDVTGGSNGLVGLRPSELVAAPLAYYYLALGCAALGVYLLRRVIHAPFGLALRAARDAAVRAESLGMDVRALQWGGFAVAGLFCGLAGVLFAFSKGSISPEVASVGRSVDGLVMVMLGGVQSLLGPLLGAALFTWLQDLVARETDYWRALLGGVILLLVLLFPGGLAGAVQRLRWRSDGRGA; the protein is encoded by the coding sequence ATGACGCTGGCCAGTCTCACCGTCCAGTTGCTCAACGGCCTGGCCGACGCCTCCGCGATGTTCTTGGTGGCGGCCGGCCTGTCGCTGATCTTCGGCGTCACCCGCATCGTCAATTTCGCCCACGGTTCGTTCTACATGCTGGGCTTGTACGTGGCCTACAGCCTGGTCGATCGGCTGGGCGCGAGCGTGCTCGGTTTCTGGGCCGCCGTGCTGCTCTCGGCACTGGTGGTGGCGGCGCTGGGCGCGCTGGTCGAAGTGCTGGTGCTGCGGCGGATCTATCGGGCGCCCGAATTGTTTCAGTTGCTGGCCACCTTTGCCCTGGTGCTGGTCATCAAGGATGCCGTGCTCTGGGCCTGGGGGCCGGAAGACCTGTTTGGCCCGCGCGCTCCGGGCCTGGCCGGCGCTGTACACCTGCTGGGCCGGCGCCTGCCGCAATACGACCTGCTGTTGATCTTCATCGGTCCGCTGGTGTTCGCCCTGTTGTGGCTGCTGCTCAACCGCACGCGCTGGGGCACGCTCATTCGCGCCGCCACCCAGGACCGCGAGATGCTGGACGCGCTGGGCGTGAACCAGGCTTGGCTGTTTACTGCCGTGTTTGCGCTGGGCTGCTTCCTGGCCGGCCTGGGCGGGGCCTTGCAGGGGCCGCGCATCCCGGCCAACCTGGCGCTGGATCTGGATACCATCGGCAATGCCTTCGTGGTGGTGGTGGTCGGCGGCATGGGGTCCCTCGGCGGCGCCTTCGCGGCGGCCTTGCTGATCGCCGAGGTCAAGGCGCTGTGCATCGCACTGGGCCATGTCTCCTGGTTCGGCCTGGACATTTCTCTTTCGCGGCTCACGCTGGTGGTCGAGTTCCTGGTGATGGCCGCGATCCTGGTGCTGCGACCCTGGGGCTTGTTGGGCAAGCCGCTGGCGCTGGTGCGCTCCAGCGCCGCGCAGCAAGCGCCGCTGCGCCAGAGCAGTCGCGGCGCGCGGCTGGCGGGCCTGGCGCTGATGCTGGTGTTGCTGGCCCTGCCGCTGCTGGCCGGGCGCTTGCCCTATCTGCCGGTGCTGATGGTGGAAATCCTGATCGCCGTGCTGTTTGCCGCCAGCCTGCATTTTCTGCAGGGGCCGGGCGGCATGGTGTCCTTCGGTCATGCCGCCTATTTCGGCCTGGGCGCCTATGGCGCTGCGCTGGTGAGCTTGCAGTGGCAATGGCCGATGCCGCTGGCCATGCTGGCCGGCGCGCTGACCGCCATGGCCGCAGCGGTGCTGTTCGGCTGGTTCTGCGTGCGTCTGTCGGGCGTCTATCTCGCGATGTTGACGCTGGCCTTTGCGCAGATCGTCTGGGCTGCCATCTTCCAGTGGGATGACGTCACCGGCGGCAGCAACGGCCTGGTGGGCTTGCGTCCCAGCGAGCTGGTGGCCGCGCCCCTGGCCTATTACTACCTGGCCCTGGGCTGTGCCGCGCTGGGGGTGTATTTGCTGCGGCGGGTGATCCACGCTCCCTTCGGCCTGGCCTTGCGCGCCGCACGCGACGCCGCCGTGCGGGCCGAGTCGCTAGGCATGGATGTGCGCGCCTTGCAGTGGGGCGGCTTTGCCGTTGCCGGCCTGTTCTGCGGACTGGCCGGGGTACTGTTTGCTTTCTCCAAGGGCAGTATCTCGCCCGAGGTGGCCAGCGTGGGGCGTTCGGTCGATGGCCTGGTGATGGTGATGCTGGGCGGCGTGCAAAGCCTGCTTGGCCCCTTGCTCGGTGCCGCGCTGTTCACTTGGCTGCAAGACCTGGTGGCGCGCGAGACCGATTACTGGCGCGCCTTGCTGGGTGGCGTGATCCTGCTGTTGGTGCTGCTGTTCCCGGGCGGTCTGGCTGGCGCCGTGCAGCGCCTGCGTTGGCGCAGCGACGGGAGGGGCGCATGA
- a CDS encoding ABC transporter ATP-binding protein: MSLLQVQTISKSFGGVAALDAVSFDLPAGQMLALIGPNGAGKSTCFNVINGQLRPDAGAVLLDGHDIAGLDARRIWRRGVGRTFQVSAAFASLTVLENVQAALLSHRRRLWQLWRPAAHCLREDAMHLLDQVGMSAQAERACGVLAYGDIKRVELAMALSNDPRLLLMDEPTAGMAARERQELMALTRRLVSQRGLSVLFTEHSMDVVFAFADRIIVLARGQVIAQGDAQDVRQDARVREVYFGSGASFGHVGAAS; the protein is encoded by the coding sequence ATGAGCCTGTTGCAGGTGCAAACCATCTCCAAGTCCTTCGGCGGCGTGGCCGCGCTCGATGCGGTGTCCTTCGACTTGCCGGCCGGGCAGATGCTGGCCTTGATCGGCCCCAATGGTGCAGGCAAATCGACCTGCTTCAATGTCATCAACGGTCAACTGCGTCCCGATGCCGGCGCCGTGCTGCTCGATGGCCACGACATCGCCGGGCTGGATGCGCGCCGCATCTGGCGCCGTGGCGTGGGACGCACCTTCCAGGTCTCGGCCGCCTTTGCCTCGCTGACGGTACTGGAAAACGTCCAGGCCGCCTTGCTCTCGCACCGGCGCCGGCTGTGGCAACTGTGGCGTCCGGCTGCGCATTGCCTGCGCGAAGACGCCATGCACCTGCTCGACCAGGTCGGCATGAGCGCCCAGGCCGAGCGTGCCTGCGGGGTACTGGCCTATGGCGACATCAAGCGGGTGGAGCTGGCCATGGCGCTGTCCAATGATCCGCGCCTGCTGTTGATGGATGAGCCCACGGCCGGCATGGCCGCGCGCGAGCGGCAGGAACTGATGGCCTTGACGCGCCGGCTGGTCAGCCAACGCGGGCTATCGGTGCTGTTTACGGAACACAGCATGGATGTGGTGTTCGCCTTTGCCGACCGCATCATCGTGCTGGCCCGCGGACAGGTGATCGCGCAGGGCGATGCGCAAGATGTGCGCCAGGATGCGCGCGTACGCGAAGTCTATTTCGGCTCCGGGGCCAGCTTCGGACACGTGGGAGCCGCATCATGA
- a CDS encoding ABC transporter ATP-binding protein has translation MSAPLLQVEGLNASYGRAHILFDLSLQVGRGEVVALMGRNGAGKSTTLKSLMGLLEGGSGTITFGGRDITRLAPYQRARLGLGFVPEDRRIFTELTVLQNLETGRQPMREGAPAWTPAALFELFPNLGAMPHRPGGRMSGGEQQMLTIARTLMGNPHLLLLDEPSEGVAPVIVEQMAAMIQQLKQRGMSILLCEQNTHFAGMVSDRAYLLELGRIVHHGSVEQVQAHQQQSGL, from the coding sequence ATGAGCGCGCCACTGCTGCAGGTCGAGGGCCTCAATGCTTCCTATGGCCGCGCCCACATCCTGTTCGACCTGTCCTTGCAGGTCGGACGTGGCGAAGTGGTGGCGCTGATGGGGCGCAATGGCGCCGGCAAGTCCACCACGCTGAAATCCCTGATGGGCTTGCTCGAAGGCGGCAGCGGCACCATCACCTTCGGCGGCCGCGACATCACGCGCCTGGCCCCTTACCAGCGCGCCCGGCTGGGCCTGGGTTTCGTGCCCGAAGACCGGCGCATCTTCACCGAGCTGACGGTGCTGCAAAACCTGGAAACCGGCCGCCAGCCAATGCGCGAGGGCGCGCCGGCCTGGACCCCTGCGGCCCTGTTCGAACTCTTCCCCAACCTGGGCGCCATGCCGCATCGCCCCGGTGGACGCATGAGCGGCGGCGAGCAGCAGATGCTCACCATCGCCCGCACGCTGATGGGCAATCCGCACCTGCTGTTGCTCGATGAGCCTTCCGAAGGCGTGGCCCCGGTCATCGTCGAACAGATGGCGGCGATGATTCAACAGCTCAAGCAGCGCGGCATGTCCATCCTGCTGTGCGAGCAGAATACCCACTTCGCCGGCATGGTCAGTGACCGCGCCTACCTGCTGGAGCTGGGCCGCATCGTCCATCACGGCAGTGTCGAGCAAGTCCAAGCTCATCAGCAGCAATCCGGCCTGTAG
- a CDS encoding hybrid sensor histidine kinase/response regulator has protein sequence MPPLAKHPPVHWPADDYNDAGIRNDHAKVAVGDDANDIFFAAVEMTRMPMIVSDPRKPDNPIIFVNNAFINMTGYSSAEVVGKNCRFLQGPETDRSVVAQVRQAVAERREIATELLNYRKNGSTFWNALFISPVYDQQGELKYFFSSQLDISRRRDAEQALGQARKMEALGQLTGGIAHDFNNLLQVITGYLDIIHLALRSEVPDLGRVARSADSIRKASGKAAMLTQQLLAFARKQRLEGRTINLNSLTEGFTDLVQRTLGGDIQVRTELAPGLWNCRLDPTQMEVALLNVLINARDAMSGKGTVRIRTSNEDLSSEERALQAGLKPGLYVCIAVIDNGPGIPPEILPRVMDPFFTTKDEGKGTGLGLSMVYGFVKQSGGSVRISSGREGGTTVAIYFPATHDQVGGGFEYDNRTHSQGGNEHILVVDDRIEVAELAQAMLESLGYRVSMVNSPAEALQVIRTGPTVDLLFTDLIMPGNMNGVVLAREARRVLPSLKILLTTGYASESIERHGADGEFPVIDKPYRHDELARKIRIVLDGATGVS, from the coding sequence ATGCCCCCACTCGCCAAGCATCCCCCGGTGCATTGGCCTGCCGACGACTACAACGATGCCGGAATACGCAACGACCACGCCAAGGTCGCGGTAGGCGATGACGCCAACGATATCTTCTTTGCCGCTGTCGAAATGACGCGGATGCCTATGATCGTGTCCGACCCCCGCAAGCCGGATAACCCGATCATCTTCGTCAACAATGCCTTCATCAACATGACCGGCTACAGCTCTGCCGAGGTGGTGGGCAAGAACTGTCGCTTCCTGCAAGGCCCGGAAACCGATCGCTCGGTGGTGGCCCAGGTGCGCCAGGCTGTGGCCGAACGACGCGAGATTGCCACCGAACTGCTGAACTACCGCAAGAATGGCTCCACCTTCTGGAATGCACTGTTCATCTCGCCGGTCTATGACCAGCAGGGCGAACTGAAGTATTTCTTCAGTTCGCAACTGGACATCAGTCGCCGCCGCGACGCCGAGCAAGCCCTGGGCCAAGCGCGCAAGATGGAAGCGCTGGGCCAGTTGACCGGCGGTATCGCCCACGACTTCAATAATCTCTTGCAAGTCATCACTGGCTATCTGGACATCATCCACCTGGCCCTGCGCAGCGAGGTGCCTGACCTGGGGCGCGTGGCGCGCAGCGCCGACAGCATCCGCAAGGCCTCCGGCAAGGCTGCCATGCTGACCCAGCAATTGCTGGCCTTCGCCCGCAAGCAGCGCCTGGAAGGGCGCACCATCAATCTCAATTCCCTGACCGAAGGCTTTACCGACCTGGTGCAGCGTACCCTGGGCGGCGATATCCAGGTGCGCACCGAACTGGCACCGGGTCTGTGGAATTGCCGGCTCGATCCGACCCAGATGGAAGTGGCCCTCTTGAACGTGCTTATCAATGCGCGCGACGCCATGTCCGGCAAGGGCACGGTACGCATCCGTACAAGCAACGAAGACCTGAGTTCGGAAGAACGCGCCCTGCAAGCCGGCCTCAAACCGGGTCTGTATGTATGCATCGCCGTCATCGACAATGGCCCCGGCATCCCTCCCGAGATCCTGCCGCGCGTCATGGATCCCTTCTTCACTACCAAGGACGAAGGCAAGGGGACCGGCCTGGGCTTGTCGATGGTCTATGGTTTCGTCAAGCAATCCGGCGGCTCGGTACGGATTTCCTCGGGGCGCGAGGGCGGTACCACCGTGGCGATCTATTTCCCGGCCACCCATGACCAGGTCGGCGGTGGCTTCGAGTACGACAATCGCACCCACAGCCAGGGCGGCAACGAGCACATCCTGGTAGTGGACGACCGCATCGAGGTGGCCGAACTGGCCCAGGCCATGCTGGAAAGCCTGGGCTATCGCGTGAGCATGGTCAATTCACCGGCCGAGGCCTTGCAGGTGATACGTACCGGCCCCACGGTCGATCTGCTGTTTACCGACCTGATCATGCCCGGCAACATGAATGGGGTAGTACTGGCGCGGGAAGCCCGGCGTGTGTTACCTTCGCTGAAAATTTTATTAACTACCGGTTACGCCAGTGAGTCGATAGAGCGACATGGCGCCGATGGCGAGTTTCCCGTCATCGACAAGCCTTATCGCCACGATGAACTGGCCCGCAAGATCCGCATTGTCCTCGACGGCGCCACTGGCGTGAGCTGA
- the bioD gene encoding dethiobiotin synthase: MTGRSYFVTGTDTGVGKTLVASALVHLHAARGVRAAGMKPVASGAFLHPDGQWCNDDVQALQAAASVALPPHLVNPYLLRQATAPHIAARAEGVRIELEHLVQCHAQLLALCDVLIVEGAGGFMVPLDERYNSDDLVARLDLPVVLVVGIRLGCINHALLTQQAIRWRGLRLAGWVANRIDAEEDQADAMIDTLVQRLQAPLLGRLPWAPGMTAAQAAARLTWPDPA, encoded by the coding sequence ATGACGGGGCGCAGCTATTTCGTCACCGGCACCGATACCGGCGTGGGCAAGACCCTGGTGGCCTCGGCGCTGGTCCACCTGCACGCGGCACGCGGCGTGCGGGCGGCGGGCATGAAGCCGGTGGCCTCGGGCGCTTTCCTGCATCCAGATGGCCAGTGGTGTAACGACGATGTACAAGCCTTGCAGGCTGCCGCCAGCGTGGCATTGCCGCCGCATCTGGTGAACCCCTATCTGCTGCGACAGGCGACTGCCCCGCATATCGCCGCCCGTGCAGAAGGCGTGCGCATCGAACTGGAGCATCTGGTGCAGTGTCATGCGCAGTTGCTCGCGCTCTGTGATGTGTTGATCGTGGAAGGCGCGGGCGGCTTCATGGTGCCGCTCGATGAGCGCTACAACAGCGATGACCTGGTCGCCAGACTGGACTTGCCGGTGGTACTGGTAGTGGGCATCCGGCTGGGCTGCATCAATCATGCGCTGCTCACGCAACAGGCGATACGCTGGCGCGGCCTGCGCCTGGCGGGCTGGGTCGCCAACCGCATCGACGCCGAGGAAGATCAGGCCGATGCCATGATCGATACCCTGGTGCAACGGCTGCAGGCGCCGCTGCTGGGCCGCCTGCCCTGGGCGCCCGGCATGACAGCGGCCCAGGCGGCGGCGCGGCTTACTTGGCCAGATCCAGCTTGA
- the bioA gene encoding adenosylmethionine--8-amino-7-oxononanoate transaminase, with protein sequence MTLSRPDSLADSLAARSLRSVWHPCTQMRRHESMPPIALARAHGPWLVDTEGRRYLDAISSWWVNLFGHTNARINAALVDQLGQLEHAMLAGFTHEPVVQLSERLAALTGQALGHCFYASDGASAVEIALKMSVHAWRNAGQADKNEFICIAGGYHGETVGALAVTDTPLFRTAYEALLRPAHIAASPDARQARPGESSADVAARALADVERLLQQRQGRIAAVIVEPLVQCAAGMAMHDASYVRGLRRLCDTYGAHLIADEIAVGCGRTGSFFACEQAGIWPDLLCLSKGISGGYLPLSLVMASAAIYQAFYDDDLRRGFLHSHSYTGNPLACRAALETLAIFEQEQVLARNGRFAPVLAQALQPLAQDGRVRHVRQRGMIWACDAVIEDAATASAFARRLAAEAAQRELLVRPIGAALYVMPPYILDAEQAQWLGERLYAAFDAAFAAVVAQ encoded by the coding sequence ATGACGCTTTCCCGCCCCGACTCCTTGGCCGACTCCCTGGCCGCACGCAGCCTGCGCAGCGTCTGGCATCCCTGCACCCAGATGCGGCGCCATGAAAGTATGCCGCCCATCGCCCTGGCCCGCGCCCACGGCCCCTGGCTGGTCGATACCGAGGGCCGCCGCTATCTGGACGCCATCAGTTCCTGGTGGGTCAACCTGTTCGGTCATACCAATGCGCGCATCAATGCCGCCCTGGTCGATCAGTTGGGGCAACTGGAACACGCCATGCTGGCCGGCTTCACCCATGAACCGGTGGTGCAATTGTCCGAGCGCCTGGCGGCGCTGACCGGGCAGGCACTGGGGCACTGCTTCTATGCCTCCGATGGCGCCTCGGCGGTGGAGATTGCGCTGAAGATGAGCGTGCACGCCTGGCGCAATGCCGGGCAAGCCGACAAGAATGAATTCATCTGCATCGCCGGTGGCTATCACGGCGAAACCGTGGGTGCGCTGGCGGTGACCGATACCCCGCTCTTTCGCACCGCCTATGAAGCGCTGCTTAGACCGGCGCACATCGCGGCTTCGCCCGATGCGCGCCAGGCGCGGCCCGGCGAAAGTAGCGCCGACGTCGCCGCAAGGGCGCTGGCCGATGTGGAGCGGCTGCTGCAACAGCGCCAGGGGCGCATCGCCGCCGTGATCGTGGAGCCGCTGGTGCAGTGCGCGGCGGGCATGGCCATGCATGATGCGAGCTACGTGCGCGGCCTGCGCCGGCTGTGCGACACCTATGGCGCGCACCTGATCGCCGATGAAATCGCCGTCGGCTGCGGTCGCACCGGCAGCTTCTTCGCCTGCGAACAGGCCGGCATCTGGCCCGACCTGCTGTGCCTGTCCAAGGGCATCAGCGGCGGCTACCTGCCGCTGTCGCTGGTGATGGCCAGCGCGGCGATCTATCAGGCCTTCTATGACGATGACCTGCGGCGCGGCTTCCTGCATTCACACTCTTACACCGGCAACCCGCTGGCCTGCCGTGCCGCGCTGGAAACCCTGGCCATCTTCGAACAGGAGCAGGTGCTGGCGCGCAATGGCCGCTTCGCCCCCGTGCTGGCGCAGGCCTTGCAGCCGCTGGCGCAGGATGGGCGGGTGCGTCATGTGCGCCAGCGCGGCATGATCTGGGCCTGTGATGCCGTGATCGAGGATGCCGCCACCGCCTCGGCCTTCGCGCGCCGGCTGGCAGCCGAAGCGGCGCAACGGGAATTGCTGGTGCGGCCCATTGGCGCGGCGCTCTATGTGATGCCGCCCTACATCCTCGATGCCGAGCAGGCGCAATGGTTGGGTGAGCGCTTGTATGCAGCCTTCGATGCGGCCTTTGCGGCGGTGGTGGCGCAATGA
- the bioF gene encoding 8-amino-7-oxononanoate synthase, translated as MQDFTTDLATLASQNLLRTRRVVDGPQGPLLRVEGQDLLSFCSNDYLGLANHPEIVAAAMTALQQYGMGAAASALISGHSAAHERLEAELAAFVGLPAALCFSNGYMANLGVIGALVGAGDTVIVDRLSHASLIDGARLSGASLKVFPHNDTARLEQVLARCPAGRKLVATDAVFSMDGDLAPLADLAAVCARHDAWLLVDDAHGLGVLGPQGQGSLALAQVQAPHVIYMGTLGKAAGVAGAFVAGQRDVLAWIMQRARTYMFTTAHPPALAAATSASLGLIAKEDWRRQRLHSLAAQLRQGLAGLPWTLLPSSTAIQPLIVGDNAAARALAAALRARGLWVPAICPPTVPKATARLRISLSAAHTPEQVAQLVAALTALAPEYTA; from the coding sequence ATGCAAGATTTCACTACTGACCTGGCCACGCTGGCCAGCCAGAACCTGCTGCGCACCCGGCGCGTGGTGGACGGTCCGCAAGGGCCGCTGTTGCGGGTGGAAGGGCAGGATCTGCTGTCCTTCTGCAGCAATGATTACCTGGGCCTGGCCAATCACCCGGAGATCGTCGCCGCCGCCATGACGGCCCTGCAGCAGTACGGCATGGGCGCGGCCGCCTCGGCGCTCATCAGCGGCCACAGCGCCGCGCATGAGAGGCTGGAGGCGGAGCTGGCGGCCTTTGTCGGATTGCCGGCAGCGCTCTGTTTTTCCAATGGCTACATGGCCAACCTGGGCGTGATCGGCGCCCTGGTGGGCGCTGGCGACACGGTCATCGTGGATCGCCTGTCCCATGCCTCCCTCATCGACGGCGCCCGCTTGTCCGGGGCCAGCCTGAAGGTGTTTCCCCACAACGACACGGCACGGCTGGAACAGGTGCTGGCGCGTTGCCCGGCCGGTCGCAAGCTGGTGGCCACCGATGCGGTCTTCAGCATGGATGGCGACCTGGCGCCGCTGGCCGATCTGGCCGCCGTCTGCGCCCGCCATGATGCCTGGCTGCTGGTGGATGACGCCCACGGCCTGGGCGTGCTGGGCCCGCAAGGCCAGGGCAGCCTGGCCCTGGCCCAAGTGCAGGCGCCGCACGTGATCTACATGGGCACGCTGGGCAAGGCGGCGGGCGTGGCCGGGGCTTTCGTGGCCGGCCAGCGCGACGTGCTTGCATGGATCATGCAGCGCGCGCGTACCTACATGTTCACCACCGCCCATCCCCCGGCCCTGGCCGCGGCCACCTCGGCCAGCCTCGGCCTGATCGCCAAGGAGGACTGGCGACGCCAGCGACTGCACAGCCTGGCTGCGCAATTGCGCCAGGGACTGGCCGGACTGCCCTGGACACTGCTGCCCTCCAGCACCGCCATCCAGCCCCTGATCGTGGGCGACAACGCCGCCGCTCGCGCCCTGGCCGCAGCGCTGCGCGCACGGGGCTTGTGGGTGCCGGCGATCTGCCCGCCCACGGTTCCCAAGGCCACGGCACGGCTGCGCATCAGCCTGTCGGCCGCGCACACCCCAGAGCAGGTGGCGCAGTTGGTGGCCGCCCTGACTGCACTCGCACCGGAGTACACCGCATGA